In Polyodon spathula isolate WHYD16114869_AA chromosome 27, ASM1765450v1, whole genome shotgun sequence, one DNA window encodes the following:
- the LOC121301200 gene encoding midnolin-like: MDQHPSTRSCSSRGATACEAIPNEPPMNLYIHTTTGTRFELTVPLEETVEGLNKRLSQRFKVPKERLALLHKETRLSSGKLQDFGITDGSKLTLVPTVEAGLMSQASRPEQSVMQALESLTETQVSDFLSGRSPLTLALRVGDHMMFVQLQLAAQQSGAQQQVQHRHVIARESGVSTSGPSSGQHPRTGHHPHHSHPHPHPAPSTATAAPASARQTVAPSSAPAAAPLYCPPARPSPLSAGMFRSQNTGETPACATAASPCPETTARSSKQKTKAESSRSTSSTTSPGRSRKPGAIIESFVNHAPGVFSGTFSGTLHPNCQDSTGRPRRDIGTILQILNDLLSATRHYQGVPPSLTQLRCQTQCSPASPAPSPPPSPPATGGASLSASLSAKATSVPSASKPSLHPLQCQNQIRMCKPSGDRLRQTENRATRCKVERLQLLMQQKRLRRKARRDSRGPYHWLPNRKSSRSYSNSSVSSEGSVDMDFE, encoded by the exons ATGGACCAGCACCCCAGCACCAGGAGCTGCAGCAGCCGGGGAGCCACCGCCTGTGAGGCCATCCCAAACGAGCCGCCCATGAATTTGTACATCCACACCACTACCGGGACCCGCTTCGAACTGACCGTCCCTTTAGAGGAGACGGTAGAAGGACTCAACAAGCGATTATCGCAGAGATTCAAAGTCCCGAAAGAAAGACTCGCACTCCTGCACAAAGAAAC GCGGCTGAGTTCAGGAAAGCTTCAAGACTTTGGCATAACGGATGGTAGCAAGTTAACACTCGTCCCAACAGTGGAAGCGGGCCTCATG TCCCAAGCATCAAGACCCGAACAGTCCGTGATGCAGGCGCTGGAAAGCTTAACAGAAACTCAG GTCAGTGACTTCCTGTCGGGACGGTCGCCCCTGACCCTGGCTCTGCGCGTGGGCGATCACATGATGTTCGTGCAGCTGCAGCTGGCTGCGCAGCAGTCCGGGGCTCAGCAGCAAGTGCAGCATCGCCACGTCATCGCGAGGGAGAGTGGAGTATCCACGTCAGGGCCCAGCAGCGGGCAGCACCCCAGGACCGGGCATCACCCCCACCACTCGCACCCTCACCCACACCCTGCCCCCTCTACTGCAACTGCAGCCCCAGCCAGCGCCAGACAGACGGTGGCCCCCAGCTCTGCTCCAGCCGCGGCCCCCCTCTACTGCCCCCCCGCCCGGCCCTCCCCGCTTTCTGCGGGCATGTTCCGGTCACAGAACACGGGCGAGACCCCCGCCTGTGCCACGGCAGCCAGCCCCTGCCCAGAGACGACTGCGCGAAGCAGCAAACAAAAAACCAAG gctgAGTCCTCCAGAAGCACCAGTAGCACTACCAGCCCGGGGCGGTCCCGCAAACCTGGCGCCATCATCGAGAGCTTCGTCAACCACGCTCCAGGGGTCTTCTCAGGAACTTTCTCAG gcacTTTGCACCCCAACTGTCAGGACAGCACCGGTCGGCCACGGCGAGACATTGGCACCATCCTGCAGATCCTCAACGACCTCCTGAGCGCCACTCGGCACTACCAGGGCGTGCCCCCCTCTCTCACCCAGCTCCGCTGCCAGACCCAGTGCAGCCCTGCCTCGCCTGcgccctccccccctccctctccccctgccaCCGGGGGAGCCAGCCTCTCCGCAAGCCTCTCTGCCAAAGCTACCTCAGTGCCCAGCGCCAGCAAGCCCAGCCTGCACCCCTTGCAGTGCCAGAACCAGATCCGCATGTGCAAGCCCAGCG GCGACCGCTTGCGTCAGACAGAGAACCGCGCCACGCGCTGCAAGGTGGAGCGACTGCAGCTGCTGATGCAGCAGAAGCGCCTGCGCAGGAAGGCTCGGCGTGACTCCCGCGGCCCCTACCACTGGCTGCCCAACCGAAAGTCGAGCCGCAGCTACAGCAACAGCAGCGTGTCCAGCGAGGGCAGCGTGGACATGGACTTCGAG